A window of the Nitrosopumilus ureiphilus genome harbors these coding sequences:
- a CDS encoding SHOCT domain-containing protein: MGASKKGKVMPRKGGYIDKFLKKADKAIQEGIKRADEVLDEAVELGEITAKQASKASKEFSEKAKKEGEILQKKSLEKINEGILSAKKMATNSEEDLKMLDKLGKLRKSGVLTEKEFQEKKKKILSRI, encoded by the coding sequence ATGGGAGCGTCAAAAAAAGGAAAAGTAATGCCGAGAAAAGGCGGGTACATTGATAAATTTCTTAAAAAAGCCGACAAGGCAATCCAAGAAGGAATCAAGAGGGCTGACGAGGTTTTAGATGAAGCAGTTGAATTAGGAGAAATAACTGCAAAACAAGCTTCAAAAGCAAGTAAAGAATTTAGTGAAAAAGCAAAAAAAGAAGGCGAGATTTTACAAAAAAAGAGTTTGGAGAAGATTAATGAAGGAATTTTGTCTGCAAAAAAAATGGCAACAAATTCAGAAGAAGATTTGAAAATGCTTGATAAACTTGGGAAATTACGAAAGTCCGGAGTACTTACTGAAAAGGAATTCCAAGAAAAGAAAAAGAAAATTTTGAGTCGAATTTAA
- a CDS encoding cupin domain-containing protein: MKKTNIFGTGDQRKVNPGWFTGKTWMKILSEKIKVKEQDIYHVHFEKGSRTKLHQHDGNQVLIAIKGKGSLEIFKKYGASKANFKIKRTERISLNEGDIVHIPAKILHTHGSIDKKNAFSHIAINILSKKNAPYKTTWYESDFKSKVSEII; encoded by the coding sequence ATGAAAAAAACCAACATTTTTGGAACCGGAGACCAACGAAAAGTAAACCCAGGCTGGTTTACAGGTAAAACATGGATGAAGATATTATCTGAGAAGATCAAAGTAAAAGAGCAAGACATCTATCATGTTCATTTTGAAAAAGGATCGAGAACAAAACTCCATCAACATGATGGAAATCAAGTGTTAATTGCAATTAAAGGGAAGGGAAGTCTAGAGATTTTTAAAAAATATGGTGCATCTAAGGCTAATTTCAAAATCAAACGAACCGAAAGAATCAGTCTCAATGAAGGCGATATTGTGCACATCCCAGCAAAAATACTCCACACTCACGGCTCAATTGACAAGAAAAATGCATTTTCACATATTGCAATAAACATTTTGTCTAAAAAAAATGCACCATACAAAACTACATGGTATGAATCAGATTTCAAGTCCAAAGTTTCAGAAATTATTTAG
- a CDS encoding cupin domain-containing protein — translation MALRKNSEIQSIQGNEGTKIKQYFHPHNTLNGINYSVAQFTLEPGKRSKLHKLNSSEIYYILEGSAILNVDEDKHHLQKDDSAYISPNSKQFIENTGSGNLRFLCIVEPAWKAENEVLLE, via the coding sequence ATGGCATTACGGAAAAATTCAGAAATTCAATCAATTCAAGGAAATGAGGGAACAAAGATCAAGCAGTATTTTCACCCACACAACACACTAAATGGAATCAATTACAGTGTTGCACAATTCACATTAGAGCCAGGAAAAAGATCTAAACTTCACAAACTTAACTCATCTGAAATTTATTATATTTTGGAAGGTAGCGCAATCTTAAATGTTGATGAAGACAAACATCATCTTCAAAAGGATGATTCGGCGTATATTTCCCCAAATTCCAAGCAATTCATTGAAAATACAGGTTCGGGTAATTTGAGATTTTTGTGTATTGTTGAACCTGCCTGGAAGGCAGAAAACGAAGTCTTACTTGAATAA
- a CDS encoding DnaJ domain-containing protein, giving the protein MNTYQAIKVLNVNQDSSQEEIKAAYRKLALELHPDKNKNTRADLEFKKITEAYNFLKKNHSQTSNSSYEEYTETKSNTKSRYRKKPQWGAPGDGSIPEQDWSKYTREFEEGDPDFWKEYERKFWEEYNARIRPDGRNGEYEKAQEPKKQPNLFVDVDKSRCIGCCSCEMIAPDVFEINKETKSNPKSSVINQKGAGVNKIMNAAETCPTKAIIVENLDSKERLYPY; this is encoded by the coding sequence GTGAACACATATCAAGCAATCAAAGTATTGAATGTGAATCAAGATTCATCACAAGAGGAGATCAAAGCAGCATATAGAAAGCTGGCACTGGAATTACATCCGGATAAAAATAAAAATACGAGGGCAGATTTAGAATTTAAGAAAATTACAGAAGCATACAATTTTTTGAAGAAAAATCATAGCCAAACTAGTAATTCATCATATGAGGAATATACAGAAACTAAATCTAATACAAAATCAAGATACAGGAAAAAACCTCAGTGGGGAGCGCCAGGTGACGGAAGCATTCCAGAACAAGATTGGAGTAAATACACTCGTGAATTTGAAGAAGGTGATCCTGATTTTTGGAAAGAGTATGAGCGAAAATTCTGGGAAGAGTATAATGCACGTATTCGACCAGATGGAAGAAACGGCGAATATGAGAAGGCACAAGAGCCTAAAAAACAACCAAATCTTTTCGTCGATGTCGACAAAAGTCGATGTATTGGATGTTGTAGTTGCGAGATGATTGCGCCAGATGTTTTTGAGATTAACAAAGAAACTAAGTCAAATCCCAAATCTTCTGTAATTAATCAAAAAGGGGCAGGAGTAAACAAAATAATGAATGCAGCTGAGACGTGTCCAACAAAAGCAATCATTGTAGAAAATTTAGATTCAAAAGAAAGATTGTATCCTTATTAG
- a CDS encoding HIT family protein, producing the protein MDCIFCKIISGQIPAKILKETDDSISFLDAFPLAKGHVLVIPKNHHQKIQDMSEKENSDLFSLVHTMISKVDSITGSTLLAVHNGKDAGQEVPHVHVHLVPRSKYDSAGAIHSMFDNSLKLSDSEIDELYTKLKI; encoded by the coding sequence ATGGATTGTATTTTTTGTAAAATTATTTCAGGTCAAATCCCTGCAAAAATTCTCAAAGAAACTGATGACTCAATTTCATTTTTAGATGCATTTCCGCTTGCAAAGGGTCATGTACTTGTGATTCCAAAAAACCATCATCAAAAAATTCAAGATATGAGTGAAAAAGAAAACTCTGATTTGTTTTCTCTTGTACATACAATGATTTCTAAGGTTGACTCTATTACTGGATCAACCTTACTTGCAGTACATAACGGTAAAGATGCAGGACAAGAAGTGCCACACGTTCATGTGCATTTAGTTCCAAGAAGTAAATATGATTCAGCAGGTGCAATTCATTCCATGTTTGATAATTCATTGAAATTATCTGATTCTGAAATTGATGAACTTTACACCAAATTGAAAATCTAA
- a CDS encoding 3-hydroxyacyl-CoA dehydrogenase, giving the protein MTIKNITVLGSGVMGHGIAQVSAAAGYNVVLRDIKQEFLDKAMEKIKWSLDKLVSKEKISKDEGDVIFARIKPVVDLGEAVKDTELVIEVVPEIMDLKKTVYAELDKVAAPKVIFASNTSTLPITEIANTTSRPEKFIGIHFFNPPQLMKLVEIIPGEKTAQETTDLTQDYVKSVNKVAVLCRKDVPGFIINRLFIPMVHEACFVKDRTGATLEEIDSAVKFKLGFPMGIFELADFTGMDVIHKATVEMHLRDKKVINPHPLVEKMFDEKKLGQKSGEGFYKYSDDKYERVALSEDLAQKCNPIQIVANILNNAAWLVSNGASDIEEIEKAAKLGLGLKKPLFETAKEIGIKNIVDELNKLAAEHGEFYKPDPLLESMQ; this is encoded by the coding sequence GTGACAATAAAAAATATCACAGTTTTAGGATCTGGAGTTATGGGGCATGGCATAGCCCAAGTATCAGCTGCTGCAGGATATAATGTAGTTTTGAGAGACATCAAACAAGAATTTTTGGATAAAGCAATGGAGAAAATAAAATGGAGTCTAGACAAACTAGTCTCCAAAGAAAAAATTTCAAAAGATGAAGGTGATGTAATTTTTGCAAGAATTAAACCAGTAGTAGATTTAGGTGAGGCGGTAAAAGACACAGAATTAGTTATCGAAGTGGTTCCAGAAATAATGGATTTAAAGAAAACAGTTTATGCGGAACTAGATAAAGTTGCTGCACCTAAAGTAATCTTTGCATCAAACACAAGTACATTGCCAATTACTGAAATTGCAAATACAACATCACGACCTGAAAAATTCATAGGAATTCATTTTTTCAATCCGCCACAACTAATGAAATTAGTAGAAATAATTCCTGGAGAAAAAACAGCTCAAGAAACTACGGATTTAACTCAAGACTATGTAAAGTCAGTAAACAAAGTAGCAGTATTATGCAGAAAAGATGTTCCCGGATTTATCATAAATAGACTATTCATTCCAATGGTTCATGAAGCATGTTTTGTTAAAGACAGAACTGGTGCAACACTTGAAGAAATAGATTCAGCTGTCAAATTCAAATTAGGATTTCCAATGGGAATTTTTGAGTTAGCAGACTTTACAGGAATGGATGTAATTCACAAAGCAACAGTAGAGATGCATCTACGAGACAAAAAAGTAATCAATCCTCACCCACTTGTTGAAAAAATGTTTGATGAGAAAAAATTAGGGCAAAAATCAGGAGAAGGATTTTACAAATATTCTGATGATAAGTACGAAAGGGTTGCACTTTCAGAGGACCTAGCACAAAAATGCAATCCAATTCAAATTGTTGCAAATATTCTAAATAATGCAGCATGGCTTGTATCTAATGGTGCAAGCGACATTGAGGAAATTGAGAAGGCAGCTAAATTAGGATTAGGTCTGAAAAAACCATTATTTGAAACTGCAAAAGAGATTGGAATCAAAAATATTGTCGATGAATTAAACAAACTTGCTGCAGAACACGGAGAGTTTTACAAACCAGATCCATTACTAGAATCTATGCAGTAA
- a CDS encoding TIGR00725 family protein — protein sequence MVKKRQILVIGHNTNGCTPEHEKIAYDVGMEIAKSASVLICGGLGGVMTAAAHGARDGGGLTIGIIPQNDPAMANEFCDVVIPTGMGLARDFLNALSADGVIIVGGGSGTLSETTAAYMYKKPMVAIRNMGGPVASFIDGFIDQRENVKIIGVDTPKEAVNKILELITA from the coding sequence GTGGTAAAAAAACGACAGATCTTAGTTATTGGACATAATACAAATGGATGTACTCCTGAGCATGAAAAAATTGCATATGATGTTGGAATGGAAATCGCAAAATCTGCCTCTGTATTGATTTGTGGAGGATTGGGTGGTGTGATGACTGCAGCAGCTCATGGTGCTCGTGATGGAGGAGGTTTGACTATAGGAATAATTCCACAAAATGATCCGGCCATGGCAAACGAATTCTGTGATGTTGTAATACCAACAGGGATGGGACTAGCTCGTGATTTTCTAAATGCATTAAGTGCGGATGGTGTAATTATTGTAGGTGGAGGTTCAGGAACTTTATCTGAAACAACTGCTGCATATATGTACAAAAAACCAATGGTTGCAATTAGAAATATGGGTGGTCCTGTTGCATCATTCATTGATGGTTTCATTGATCAGAGAGAGAATGTCAAGATAATTGGAGTTGATACTCCAAAAGAAGCTGTAAATAAAATTTTAGAATTAATTACTGCATAG
- a CDS encoding RNA polymerase Rbp10 yields MINMVEENFDDEEVEETPVETFEVNYSCLRCGTTVSNTELSRLPEIKCICGFRVFTKVRPPVVKTVKAI; encoded by the coding sequence ATGATAAATATGGTTGAAGAAAACTTTGACGATGAGGAAGTAGAAGAAACTCCTGTTGAGACATTTGAAGTAAACTATTCTTGTCTACGCTGTGGAACTACAGTTTCAAATACTGAATTATCTAGATTGCCTGAAATCAAATGTATTTGTGGATTCAGAGTATTTACTAAAGTAAGACCACCAGTAGTTAAAACCGTTAAAGCAATCTAA
- the rpsJ gene encoding 30S ribosomal protein S10, whose protein sequence is MTQTARVKLTSTSLPKLDGVCGEIMGIGKKTGVKVKGPTPLPVKRLHVATRKSPCGSGTETYEKWEMKMHRRIININADDKAIRQLMRLKIPDDVYIELSLT, encoded by the coding sequence ATGACCCAAACCGCCCGTGTTAAACTCACCTCAACTAGTCTACCAAAACTAGATGGCGTCTGTGGTGAAATCATGGGTATTGGTAAAAAAACTGGTGTTAAAGTTAAAGGTCCAACTCCACTTCCTGTAAAAAGATTACATGTTGCTACTAGAAAATCACCTTGCGGCAGTGGTACTGAAACTTATGAGAAATGGGAAATGAAAATGCATCGCAGAATTATCAATATCAACGCTGATGATAAAGCTATAAGACAACTAATGAGATTGAAAATTCCTGATGATGTGTACATTGAATTGTCCTTGACATAA
- the tuf gene encoding translation elongation factor EF-1 subunit alpha has translation MADKPHLNLIVTGHIDNGKSTTMGHFLMDLGVVDERTIAAHGVESEKTGKGDTFKYAWVMDNIKDERERGITIDLAFQKFESPKYFFTLIDAPGHRDFIKNMITGASEADAAILVLSAKEGETDTAIAAGGQAREHAFLLKTLGVSQLIVAINKMDAVEYKEDAFNAAKEKGEKLVRSVGYKLENVPFIPVSGWKGDNLVKRSENMAWYKGKTLLEAFDDFAVAEKPVGKPLRVPIQDVYTITGVGTVPVGRVETGIMKANQKIIVMPSGAQGEIKSIETHHTEMPSAEAGDNIGFNLRGIEKKDIKRGDVLGTPDAPPMVAKEFKAQIIVIHHPTAIAPGYTPVMHAHTAQVAATITEFLQKINPASGAVEEENPKFLKVGDSAIVKIRPVRPTCIETFQEFPEMGRFALRDMGATIAAGIVKEITEEYKP, from the coding sequence ATGGCAGATAAACCACACTTGAACCTGATTGTTACAGGTCATATTGATAATGGAAAATCAACAACTATGGGTCATTTCTTGATGGATCTTGGTGTTGTAGATGAAAGAACAATTGCAGCACACGGAGTCGAATCCGAGAAGACCGGAAAGGGTGATACCTTCAAGTATGCATGGGTAATGGATAATATTAAAGACGAAAGAGAAAGAGGAATTACAATCGATCTAGCTTTCCAAAAGTTTGAGTCTCCAAAGTACTTTTTTACTTTGATTGACGCTCCTGGTCACAGGGACTTTATTAAAAACATGATTACAGGCGCTTCTGAAGCAGATGCCGCTATCTTAGTGCTTTCAGCAAAAGAAGGTGAAACTGATACTGCAATTGCAGCAGGTGGGCAAGCAAGAGAACACGCATTCTTGCTTAAGACACTCGGTGTAAGCCAACTAATTGTTGCAATCAACAAGATGGATGCAGTAGAGTATAAAGAAGACGCATTTAACGCAGCCAAAGAGAAAGGTGAAAAATTAGTAAGATCTGTTGGTTATAAACTAGAAAATGTACCCTTCATTCCAGTTTCTGGATGGAAAGGTGACAACTTGGTTAAAAGATCTGAGAACATGGCATGGTACAAAGGTAAAACTCTGCTTGAAGCATTTGATGACTTTGCCGTAGCTGAGAAACCTGTTGGAAAACCACTACGTGTACCAATTCAAGATGTTTACACCATTACTGGTGTAGGAACAGTACCAGTAGGTAGAGTTGAAACAGGTATCATGAAAGCTAACCAAAAAATCATTGTTATGCCTTCTGGAGCTCAAGGTGAAATCAAATCTATTGAAACACACCACACAGAAATGCCATCTGCAGAAGCAGGTGACAACATTGGTTTTAACCTCAGAGGTATTGAAAAGAAAGACATCAAGAGAGGTGATGTACTTGGTACTCCTGATGCACCACCAATGGTTGCAAAAGAATTCAAAGCACAAATTATAGTTATTCACCATCCAACAGCAATTGCCCCTGGCTACACACCAGTAATGCACGCACACACAGCACAAGTCGCAGCAACTATTACTGAATTCCTACAAAAGATCAATCCAGCATCTGGTGCAGTTGAGGAAGAAAATCCAAAGTTCCTCAAAGTTGGTGACTCTGCAATTGTTAAAATCAGACCGGTGAGACCAACTTGTATTGAAACATTCCAAGAATTTCCTGAAATGGGTAGATTTGCCCTTAGAGATATGGGTGCAACTATTGCAGCAGGAATTGTTAAGGAAATTACCGAAGAGTACAAACCATAG
- the fbp gene encoding fructose-1,6-bisphosphate aldolase/phosphatase — MKITVSVIKADVGGVGGHTKPSDGLIEAIRNTVKNSGDLLIDHYIGYCGDDTHIVMTHTHGVDNEKIHKLAWDAFMAGTQVAKDEGLYGAGQDLLKDSFSGNVKGMGPGVAEMEFEERPNEAFTVFAADKTEPGAFNYPIYRMFVDALSNTGLIVNKSLAAGVKIHIMDVEKAQIAELELWQDKPTIEAALMYPGRYVVDSVYTKDGEPILDASTDRLHNIAGTYVGKDDPICLVRTQKNFPATEEVGSVFNNPHYVAGNTRGSHNMPLMPVKLNSAATINFCIPIVEALVFSMHNGKLTGPFDGFSTPDWDYIREIATKKAIAIRSQGFIHPATLVPSELEYAEGYRARMEVLEAKMKPMEETSSSGNKKENYEDPD, encoded by the coding sequence ATGAAAATTACAGTTTCCGTTATCAAAGCAGATGTGGGTGGAGTTGGAGGCCATACAAAACCAAGTGATGGACTAATAGAAGCAATTAGAAACACCGTCAAGAATTCAGGAGATTTACTTATTGATCATTACATCGGTTATTGTGGGGACGACACTCACATTGTAATGACACATACACATGGTGTAGATAATGAAAAAATTCACAAGTTAGCATGGGATGCATTCATGGCAGGAACCCAAGTTGCAAAAGACGAAGGACTGTATGGCGCAGGTCAAGATTTACTAAAAGATTCTTTTTCAGGAAACGTAAAAGGAATGGGTCCAGGAGTTGCAGAAATGGAATTTGAAGAGAGACCAAATGAAGCTTTTACAGTCTTTGCAGCAGATAAAACAGAACCAGGGGCTTTCAATTATCCAATTTACAGAATGTTTGTAGATGCACTAAGTAACACAGGATTAATTGTCAACAAGAGTCTTGCAGCAGGAGTAAAGATACACATCATGGATGTTGAAAAAGCACAAATTGCAGAACTTGAATTGTGGCAGGATAAACCAACGATTGAAGCAGCATTAATGTACCCGGGAAGATATGTTGTAGATTCAGTATACACAAAAGATGGTGAACCAATTTTGGATGCATCAACTGATAGATTGCACAATATTGCAGGAACATATGTTGGAAAAGATGATCCTATTTGTCTAGTAAGAACTCAGAAAAATTTTCCAGCAACAGAAGAAGTAGGAAGTGTCTTTAATAATCCACATTACGTTGCAGGAAACACTAGGGGTAGTCACAATATGCCATTGATGCCTGTAAAACTGAATTCTGCAGCAACAATCAACTTTTGCATTCCAATTGTAGAGGCACTAGTGTTTAGTATGCATAATGGAAAGTTAACAGGACCATTTGATGGATTCTCAACGCCAGATTGGGATTACATAAGAGAGATTGCAACAAAGAAAGCAATTGCAATCAGAAGCCAAGGATTCATCCATCCAGCAACACTTGTTCCATCAGAACTAGAATATGCTGAAGGGTATAGAGCAAGAATGGAGGTTCTTGAAGCCAAGATGAAACCAATGGAAGAAACATCCTCCAGCGGGAATAAAAAAGAGAATTATGAAGATCCAGATTAG
- a CDS encoding ATP-dependent DNA ligase gives MEFSILAESFYKMESTRKRLELTQFLVELFEKTPHEVISKIVYLLQGKLRPDFEGVELGVAEKLAIRAISKSSGIPIKKIEDEYRKGGDLGQAASIILEQKTQTTFLVEDITIERVYETLFKIANLEGSRSQDMKMKYISSLLNDANPLEARYILKILLGTLRLGIAENTVMDALAIAFTGSKENRKSLEHAYSVSSDLGKVAEIVATKGIEGIEKFEIILFNPIRPMLADRVKSEEEAMEKMGKEFAAEYKLDGERVQLHIEGEKVVLFSRSLENISSYYPDIIEKIPKAIQADNIILEAEAVAMNENTGEFLPFQELMHRRRKYKIEKAVTQYPISVNLFDILYCNGKSCLELTYKERREKLEKVVKEDEFVKYIPMTIAKNENEIEDFMENSINAGSEGLMLKMLDKPYQAGSRGNYWLKLKREYQNELGDSLDLVVIGGFFGKGRRTGSYGTLLLATYDEDEDTFPSICKVGTGFSDESLDQLYQILHPKVTIKKNPRIISEMEADVWFEPELVIEVVASEITLSPVHKAAKDIIRKGAGLALRFPKFTGKIRVEKAVEDASTNEEVITLYKGQKKVAHDKNLM, from the coding sequence GTGGAGTTTTCTATTTTAGCTGAATCTTTTTACAAAATGGAATCAACTAGAAAAAGATTAGAATTAACACAATTTCTTGTGGAATTATTTGAAAAAACACCACATGAGGTTATCTCGAAAATTGTTTATTTGTTGCAAGGAAAATTGAGGCCAGATTTTGAAGGTGTTGAATTAGGAGTTGCTGAAAAACTTGCAATAAGAGCAATTTCAAAATCATCTGGAATTCCAATTAAAAAAATCGAAGATGAATATAGGAAAGGCGGAGACCTGGGACAAGCAGCATCAATAATACTAGAACAGAAAACACAGACAACATTTCTCGTAGAAGACATTACAATTGAAAGAGTCTATGAAACACTATTCAAAATTGCAAACTTGGAAGGATCTCGTTCTCAAGACATGAAAATGAAATACATCTCAAGTTTACTAAATGATGCAAATCCGTTAGAAGCAAGATACATTTTGAAAATTTTGCTAGGGACATTAAGACTAGGAATTGCAGAGAATACTGTAATGGATGCACTAGCAATAGCATTCACAGGAAGTAAGGAAAATAGAAAAAGTTTAGAGCACGCATATAGTGTTTCAAGTGACTTGGGAAAGGTTGCAGAAATTGTTGCAACCAAAGGAATTGAAGGAATTGAAAAATTTGAAATTATTTTGTTCAATCCAATTAGACCAATGCTTGCAGACAGAGTAAAGAGTGAAGAAGAAGCTATGGAGAAAATGGGAAAAGAGTTTGCTGCAGAATACAAACTGGATGGGGAAAGAGTGCAACTCCACATAGAAGGTGAAAAAGTGGTATTGTTTTCAAGAAGTTTAGAGAATATTTCAAGTTATTATCCAGACATCATAGAGAAAATTCCCAAAGCAATTCAAGCAGACAACATCATACTAGAAGCAGAAGCTGTTGCAATGAATGAAAATACAGGAGAGTTTTTACCGTTTCAAGAATTAATGCATCGAAGAAGAAAATACAAGATAGAAAAGGCAGTTACACAATATCCAATTTCAGTTAATTTATTTGACATTCTATATTGTAATGGAAAAAGCTGTTTGGAATTAACATACAAAGAAAGAAGGGAGAAATTAGAAAAAGTAGTCAAAGAAGATGAATTTGTAAAATACATTCCAATGACAATAGCCAAAAATGAAAATGAGATTGAGGACTTTATGGAAAATAGTATCAATGCAGGAAGTGAAGGGTTGATGTTAAAGATGTTAGACAAACCATATCAAGCAGGGTCTAGAGGGAATTACTGGTTAAAATTAAAACGAGAATACCAAAATGAATTAGGGGATAGCCTAGATCTGGTTGTCATAGGAGGATTTTTTGGAAAAGGAAGGAGAACAGGAAGTTACGGGACATTACTTTTAGCAACATATGATGAAGATGAAGACACATTCCCAAGTATTTGCAAAGTAGGGACAGGGTTTTCAGATGAATCTCTGGACCAGTTGTATCAAATTTTACATCCAAAAGTTACAATCAAAAAAAATCCACGCATCATAAGCGAGATGGAAGCTGATGTATGGTTTGAGCCAGAGTTGGTAATAGAAGTGGTTGCATCAGAAATTACACTCAGTCCAGTTCACAAAGCTGCAAAAGACATAATAAGAAAAGGAGCAGGTCTTGCATTAAGATTTCCAAAGTTCACTGGAAAGATCAGAGTTGAGAAAGCAGTTGAAGATGCATCAACTAATGAAGAAGTAATCACATTATACAAAGGGCAGAAAAAAGTGGCACATGATAAAAATTTGATGTAA
- a CDS encoding DUF47 domain-containing protein, translating to MYSGELEVQAKRKAIAVLQDEINRILNAARELATLPELMMKKDKTGIKNALEQISTIEEEVESLRRKITREVADVGGLIMNRENLLNTAYTMDEIAGYITGISFKLSNVKPATLKSSKLDQDITKLIELVVDEVYKLNEIIRSLNTNTANAIELAQETQTIEREIDIKYRDATIKLLNEVTSTKELMLIKDVIEGIEEMSDKCQRVSDSFILLALSL from the coding sequence ATGTATAGCGGAGAGCTTGAAGTTCAAGCAAAAAGAAAGGCTATAGCAGTTTTACAAGACGAAATAAACAGAATCCTAAATGCTGCCAGAGAACTAGCTACACTTCCTGAACTTATGATGAAAAAAGATAAGACAGGAATCAAAAATGCGTTAGAGCAAATTTCCACCATTGAAGAAGAAGTGGAAAGTTTGAGAAGAAAGATCACCCGTGAAGTTGCAGATGTAGGAGGATTGATCATGAATAGAGAAAATCTTCTAAATACAGCATATACAATGGATGAAATTGCAGGTTATATCACAGGTATTTCGTTCAAGTTATCAAACGTAAAACCAGCTACGCTAAAAAGTTCAAAACTTGATCAAGACATCACAAAATTAATCGAACTTGTTGTCGATGAAGTCTACAAGTTAAATGAAATCATTAGAAGTCTTAACACAAACACTGCAAATGCAATTGAATTAGCTCAAGAAACACAGACAATTGAAAGAGAAATCGACATAAAATACAGAGATGCTACAATTAAACTTCTAAACGAAGTAACATCCACAAAAGAATTGATGTTAATCAAAGACGTGATAGAAGGAATTGAAGAGATGTCAGACAAGTGCCAAAGAGTATCAGATTCTTTCATATTACTAGCATTGAGCCTATAA
- the endA gene encoding tRNA-intron lyase: protein MKSELIENRIIVWDIEDSRKLFSQGYYGKPIGIPKPKIEEIDAPLILDLIEGLYLLENKKITITKSKQKITAEELIKICKKEVHEFDKKYWVYKNFRDKGYIINPGIKFGCDFAVYEKGPGIDHAPFLIQVYTRNESISATGIVLAGRLATTVRKQFILAIPKGNDKVDFLALDWWKA from the coding sequence ATGAAAAGTGAATTAATTGAAAATAGAATCATCGTTTGGGATATTGAGGATTCACGTAAACTTTTCAGTCAAGGATACTATGGAAAACCAATTGGAATTCCAAAACCAAAAATTGAAGAAATTGATGCGCCATTAATTTTGGATCTGATTGAAGGATTATATCTTTTAGAAAATAAAAAAATCACAATTACAAAATCAAAACAAAAAATTACTGCAGAGGAATTAATCAAGATTTGTAAAAAAGAAGTACATGAATTTGATAAAAAATATTGGGTTTACAAAAATTTTCGTGATAAAGGATACATCATCAATCCAGGAATAAAATTTGGTTGCGATTTTGCTGTGTATGAGAAAGGTCCGGGAATTGATCATGCGCCATTTTTAATTCAAGTTTATACGAGAAATGAATCGATTTCAGCTACAGGAATTGTTCTGGCAGGACGACTTGCGACTACTGTTAGAAAACAATTCATTTTAGCAATTCCGAAAGGAAATGACAAAGTTGATTTTCTAGCGTTGGATTGGTGGAAGGCCTAA